The sequence TTTCCGACCTCATCAATGACCCTCAGGTCACTGCCAATGACTATATCACTGAGCATGATCACCCCGCACTGGGCAAAGTGAACATGGTGGGCTTTCCTATACATATGAGCGAGACGCCTTTATCGGTGAGAATGCCTGCTCCTGAATTGGGTCAGCATACCGAAGAAGTGCTGCTTGAATTGGGGTATTCCTGGGAGGACATCGTTAAGCTTAGAGAGGAGGAGGTCATCTAGATGACTATCTCTAGCCGAGGGCTGGAGCGTGCCTGGGAATTATGTCAGGACCGTATGGGTTATGCCCGTGTGATGGCAGCCAAAGGCAAAAAGGTCATCGGGTACTTCTGCTGCTATACCCCTGTGGAACTCATGACAGCTTCAGACTTGGTCCCGTACCGGATAGGCGGACGAATAGACGAGCCTGTTAAAGAAGCAGATGCCTATCTGGAGACTTGTGTTTGCTCATACGTCCGTAGTGCTTTCGATCTGGCTATTCGTGGCGAGTACGATTTTCTACATGGCCTGGTAGTACCGCATACATGTGACGCCATGTGGCGCATCCTTGACATATGGAAGTTACATAGGCCATTGGATTACACCTATTTCATCGAGGTGCCTCACATGGTAGGGCCTTCCTCCTGCCACTTCTTGGAACAAGAACTGAAGCTCTTCAAGAAAAGCTTGGAGCAACTCGTAGGTAGGAAAGTTACCGATGACGCGCTGAAAGAGGCCATTGACACCCATAATCGTGCTCGAGCCCTACTCCGGGAGATATACCAGTACCGCAAAGCAGATCCTCCGCTGATTTCAGGTACGGAGATCGCCCGAGTACTGGCAGCAGGGAGAGGACTTCCAGCGGGGGAATTCAACGAGTTGCTACTTCAGGTGATACATGAGATCCAGACCCGCGAAAGTAAACCCCGCAAAAAGAAGCCACGTGTGCTGATCTATGGTGGAGAGGTCGATGACCCTGCAATCATAGAGCTCATCGAGGAATGCGGTGCTGCGGTGGTAATGGATGATCTCTGCACCGGTTCACGTTCCTTCTGGGAACTAGTGAAGCCACAAGAGAATGCCATGGAAAGTCTGGCCGCTCATTATGTCGATGATATGCGTTGTCCCCGCACGTTCCGTCCCGGCAAGGCTGAAGAGCGCTTCCTATATCTCGTAGACTTTGCACGAGAGTTCAATGTTCGAGGGATCATTCTGTACTTGTATCGGTTTTGCGATGGCCATGCACTGGAAGCCCCTGGTCTTAAAGCGTATCTCAATCGGGAAGGCTTCCCGGTATTGCACCTTGAGGAGGAATATACTCTACTTACCAAGGGCCAGCTCAGAACGCGATTTCAGGCCTTTGTCGAGACGCTTGGCTAGGTGACATATATGGTAGATAACACGGATAAAAAGAAGGAAAAAAGAACCCAGAGCGCACGAAACGTCCGTCCTCTTGTTGAGTCTATGTACCTTCGGGCTTATCAGGCTAGGGAGCGAGGACAGAAGGTCGCTTATTGCATGGTGATGAGCCAGTATGACGAAATATTGGCAGCTATGGACATAGTGCCAGTTTGGACTGAGAATTATGGTGGCTTGTGCGCTGCCCTGGGTACCGCCCAGCCGTTTCTTGAGAAAGCCGAGGAGGAAGGCTACTCGAATCTGATCTGTGGCTATGCTCGCACCGGAATTGGCTTCGATGCTCTCCGTGCCGAGATGGGGGAAGCTCCCCAAACACCTGATGGGGGGATGCCGATGCCTGATATGTTCTTGGGAAGTAGTATCGGATGTGATACGCGCTTTAAATGGTACCAAGCACTGGATCACTATATGGATGTCCCCATCTATTGTATTGATGTCATCGTACCACCCGTTGATAGGGATTTGCACGAAATCAAGGATTTCTATGTCAAATACCAGGCTGAGCAGCTCCGAGGACTGGTTAAATTTCTGGAGAAGACAACCGGATGCCGGCTGGATCACGATCGGCTGATGAGCATCATCCATCGTGCTGAGGAGGCGCGCCATTGGTGGTGGAAAGCTCAACAGCTATGCAGGGCAATTCCCGCGCCCATGTCGGCCCGAGATCACTTCAACATCTTCGTACCCCACCATTTCATGATCGGTGAGGAAGCCACTCTGGACTTCTATAAAGAGCTTTATCAAGAGCTTAAGGACCGGGTGGACTCTGGAATAGGAGTAGTGGATAATGAGCGGTATCGATTACTCTTTGCTGGCGGGCTTCCCCCCTGGCATAGCATGGGTATCTTCAGCTATTTCGGCAGTCTGGGGGCAGTATTTCCAGCTCAATTGGCTTACCCCCCACCAGATCCTTTTATCATCCCGGACAACATTAACGATCCTATTGAGCTAATGGCGTTGCGAAGCTTCGAACGCTTTACATACCGATGGGAACAAGCTCATAGGGGATGTGGTGATTTCTGGGTGCAACACATCTTGGATCTGATACCTGAGTTTAATATCGATGGGCTGGTAATGCATGGTGTCATGTCGTGCCGGGCTACCAGCATGGGGCAGATATACTACCAGCACGCTGTTCAGAAATATGCCAAATTAAGGACCCTGTTCATAGGGAGTGACATCGTGGATATACGAACATACTCAGAGACTCAAACGAAAATCCAGATAGACATCTTCCTGGAGACAGTAGAGACATATAAAAGTAATAAGTAAGAAACTGAGTCTAATGTAGCGGGAGGAGAAAGTGGCCAAAGGAGAGATAGTAATAGATGAGACGCTGTGCCAGGCATGTGGCTTCTGCGTCGAGTTCTGTAACAAAAAGTGCATTACGATCCCTGAGAATCGCCTGGGGCCCAAAGGCTTCCCGGTAGCAGTGTTCTCAGCGCCGGAGAAATGCTCCGCCTGTGGCATCTGTGGATGGATGTGCCCTGATTTTGCCATCCAGGTGTACAAGTATGTCGAAAGTGAAGCGAACATCCATCAAGGCAGCTAAGGAGGAAGAGTCTTATGGCAGATAGGCGTTTGTTATCAGGAAATGAGGCAATCGGATGGGGAGCGATTCTTGGAGAGTGCAAGGCTTTCTTTGGCTATCCGATAACCCCGCAAAGCGAGATCCTGGAATTTCTGGCAACTGAACTGCCTAAGGTGGGTGGTGTATTCCTCCAAACTGAGGATGAGATCGCTGCTGTAAGCATGGTCTATGGCTCGTCCATGACCGGCACTCGAACAATGTCTGCTACCTCCTCCCCGGGCATAAGCTTGATGCAGGAGACCGTTTCCCTGATGGCTTATTTAAAGGTGCCATCAGTAATCGTTGATGTTTGCCGGTTCGGTCCGGGCAGCGGAATGGCACAGACATCACAGACCGACTATCGGCAAGTTACCAAAGGAGGCGGGCACGGCGGGTATCGTTGTATTGTACTCGCCCCGTCATCAAGCCAGGAATGCTGTGATCTGGTACAGCTGGCTTTATGGCTCGCCGATAGGTACCAGATGACGGTTTATGTTCTCACCGATGCCACCATAGGTCAATCCTGCGAACTAGTAGATCTAAAAACCAGGGATTTCGGCGCACTTCCTGATAAGGACTGGGTCATTAGGGGGCTAGATGCGCGTGGAGGGGTGCGCCAGAGAATCCACCAGCACATGTGGGATTATGTAGGTTATCATCAGGACATGAACGAAAAATATCAGGAGATCGCCGAAAACGAAATAAAGTATGAAGCTTATTGCGCGGATGATGCTGAAGTGATCCTGGTAGCATACGGCTACGTTTCTCGAATGGCAAAAGGAGCGGTGGACCTTGCTCGAGAAGAGGGCCTGAAAGTGGGACTGCTGAGACCAATAACCCTTTGGCCCTTCCCAACGAATATGCTCCGCGAGTTGGGCTCCCGAGCCCGTCGTGTACTAGTGGTGGAACACAGCTCTGGTCTTCTGGTCGAGGACGTGGAATGTGCTCTCCAAGGAAAGGTGCCGGTTCACTTACTTGGTATTTGGGGTACCCATAGGCGCGATAGTTCGGGAATCATCTATCCAGAGAGGATAGTCGAGGAGATAAAACAAATGGAAAGCGTGGCTAAATTGTGAGAGGGGTAATAGCATTCGATCGTATCGGCAATGTCAGGAGGTGCGCATAATGGGAAAAGGAGCAGTGATAAAGCAACAAGTCGTAGGCAAGCCCAAGGCAGTGCAATTGGATTTCATGCCGTTCAAATTCTGTCCGGGCTGTCATGAGTCTTTAGTTTGGCGGGCTCTCGGCGAGGTTATCGATGAACTCGACATCCAGGGTAAAGCTATTGCCTGCCTGGACATTGGGTGCAGCGGAGTATTAATGGTCGGCTTGGCCGTTGATGGTCTCCACTGCCTTCACGGACGTTCCACTGCAGTAGCGGCAGGTGTCAAGCGCGTGCTGCCTCAGGCGATTTGTTTCAATATCGGAGGCGACGGCTCTTTGGGTGCTATTGGCGCCGGACATATGGTTAACGTTATGATGCGCTCCGATCCCATAACGACCATCTTTCTTAACAACTCCGGATATGGCATGACCGGAGGGCAAGTTGCTCCCACCTCGCTTATTGGGTTGCGAACTACTACGACTCCTGAAGGCCGCGATGTGCAAAGCACTGGATTCCCTCTCCACCTAAGCGAGATCGCTGCCACCATGCTGGGCACTGCCTATGTGTCTCGAGTGAGCGTGCACACGCCGGCCAACTACCAGAAGGCTAGGAAAGCGATCAAGACCGCTTTCCAGAAACAGATGGATGGAGTGGGCTATAGTTTAGTGGAAATTCTCTGCGCCTGCCCCCCCAACTGGGGCCTGAGTCCGCTAGCTGCCAATAGTTTCGTAGAAGAGAAACTCATCGGCGAGTTCCCACTCGGCGAGTTTAAGAATGTAGACAAAATAGAGTATACGGTCGACCCGGAAATCAACAGAGTCGGCCGTGTCAAACGCGGATAATCGGGGGTGATCAGTGCAAGAGAAGGATCCAAATCGCTTTTCGGTTCTTATGAGCGGCCTTGGAGGTCAGGGGTTGCTCACCATGGGCAAGGTCTTGGCACAAGCGGGTAGCTCACACTATCGATATGTGACTTACCATCCGAATTATGGTCCTTCTATGCGCGGAGGTGAATGCGAGTGCACAGTGACGTTGTCCAATAAAGAGAACACCTCTATTGCGTCTAGGAATCCCTCGGCCGCCATCCTAATGGGGGCCGGAGCCTGGATGCTGCACGAAGCACAAGTTAAACCGGGGGGGCTATTGCTGGTGGACAGCTCAATTGTTGCTGAGCGGACTACTCGGGACGATGTGACGGTGCACTATATCCCGGCAACACAGATGGCCCTCGAGTTAGGCGCAGCTATGGTATCTAACCTGATCCTGCTCGGTGCATACTTAGAGGTAACCAAAGCTCTGCCCCTCGAGGCGATTGAGAAAGCCCTTAAGGACAGGTATACAGGAACCAAGGGAGAGCGTTTTCTTTCCATCGATCTAGAGGCTATCAAGCTTGGGGCCGAGTTTATAACCGATTCATAAACTGGAGGGAGACATGGGACCTAAGATCGTTTGCACTATGCCGATTCTGAGTACTCCCTACCACGATGAAGTTGCCGAGAGTCTGGGTGGCGAGATAATAAGAGTACAGTGCGCCACCGAAGAAGAAGTCATAAATGCCTGTCATGATGCTGATGCAGCGATGGGGGCAATAGAGCCCTTTAGCAAACGGGTCATCGACGAACTTGATAAGTGCCAAATAATAGCCCAGTTTTCTGTTGGCCATGACCATGTTGACGTTGGGGCAGCTACTGAGCGTGGCATCATTGTTGCCAATGTTCCTGATTATTGTATCGATGAGGTATCTGAACAAGCCCTTACATTCATACTCGCCCTCAATCGCAAGATATTTCGCCTCGATAAGGCTGTGCGGAATGGCAAGTGGACAGGGGATGCTATGGGAATTGTGTTCCCGCTTTCCAACATCCGGGGACAGACACTGGGGCTGGTAGGCTTCGGTCGTATCGCTCGTGCGCTGGCATCGAAAGCACACGCTTTAGGTATGAAAATAATCACCTATGATCCCTACATTCAAGCAGACATGGTCCAGGAGCAAGGGGCTGAGCTAGTAGATTTGAACCAACTCCTCGCCAATTCGGATTTCATTTCCGTTCATGTGCCATATACAGAGGAGACTCACCACCTATTCGGTTTGGAGCAGTTCAAAGAGATGAAATCCAATGCGTACTTTATAAACACTGGACGTGGTGGACTGGTGGATGAGGCTGCCCTTCATACAGCTCTCACCGAAGGTTTTATCCAGGGAGCAGCAATCGACGTAATGGAGGAAGAGCCACCCGATTCCAATAATCCGCTATTCGGACTGGACAACATCATTATTACCCCTCATACGGGAGCAATGTCCAATACCTCAATGTCGGAGTTAATGCAGCGACCCATCGAAGAGGTGGCCCGCGTCTTTAGAGGTCAGTGGCCCAATGGCTTTGTGAACCCTGAGGTTAAAGAGCGTTTCATCGCCCGCTGGGGAAAGACTATGGAATAACCAGCCGCAGAGCCAGCAGGGAAGAGTCTCATGTAGGGTTTAAGTCATGATGATGTGTGATATTAGAAGCGGAACCAACGAGGATTGCTTTGTTAAAAGGGTAGTGGACTACTGGCTGCGCAGGACACAAGAGGTGCTGGAGAGGGTGGAAGGATAACTGAAGAAAGAGTCACATATACATCACATCCACATCGCAGATATTGCAGAAAATGATATCAATGTTATAATAAGCATGGTCGAGAGTCTAAGTGATGAGTCCCTGACTGGTTGAAATCCAGGAGTATAAGAAATAGCGAGTTAGGGAGTTAAAATCAGGATTTTAGGCTCCTCCAGCTACGGAAATACCCCTCAATAACTTTTAATCAGGGTGTCGCGGGTTCGAAACCCGCACGGCTCACCAGCTATAAAATCACCTTTGTTTGAAGCCTTTTTCCTCTCAATTTTTACCTAACCAGGCAGTCTTTGTTGCGGAAATCCTTTTGCCGAATCAGGCACTTACTACTTGGGCTTTCGACCATGCTCGTTATAGAGATTGTCGGCATTTTTTACAGTATCCGTGGTGTGGGTGTGATGTTTGTGTGATGCGGAAATCTGGTGAAGCGATAGGATAGTTCTCCCGCCATAAATCTGCCTGGCTGGGCAATAAAAGCACATATATGCCTGTTACAAAGTGCCTAGTATGCTTTTTATAGTTGGGTGGGAGTTGATCAAAGCAAGGTAACACCATGACTATCAAAGACCTGGACCGGTGGGAATCATTGGAAATGGTGCAGCGGTATACGAGGTCTGTGCGCTTAAGTGATAGCCTGAAATTTCGTAAGCCGCCACTGGGTTGAAAGCTGTCGTTCTGGGGAACTTTTAAAAAGGGATTTGGCGGTTGGGGGTAAACATAAAAATACGCTACAAAATGCAATCTACGGAGATTCTTGACATTAGATTAGCCAATAATCTATTCTACATTCAAAAGGAGTAGACTAACGCAAGCATATTATATGAAATGTTTTACTGTGGCAACTTTAGGATTTCTGGCTATCAGAAGGTTAAAGTGAAAATACGGTCGTTGCTTCGGACATTATTAGAACTAATACCAAAGTCGTTGCTTCGGACATTATCCAAACTATTACCAAAACGGTTCCGCCTCCCTGCCAGATATGGTTATCACCGTGTATTTGGAAAAATAGAAGAGGAACTCTTTATGCTACAAGATTTGATTGGCACGGGACAGACAGCCATTGATGTGGGGGCAAATTTCGGCATATGGAGCTATAAACTTTCGAAGCTGTTTCAAAGAGTGGAGGTATTCGAGCCTCTTGTGGATTGCACTGCTGAAATAAAGGCTTTTCGTGCAAAAAACATTACTGTTCACGATGTCGCTCTGTCCTCTGCAGAGGGATTTAATGAACTGCATATATCTGTTGCTAAGGGTAGACTTCAACATGGTCTTGCAACATTTAGCAATGTCGTAGGGGAGCATAGGACTATACTCGTACCAGTACGTACTTTGGACAGTTATAATTTCTCTAATGTTGCATTTATTAAGATTGATGTAGAGGGCCATGAGCTCGAGGTGATAAAAGGCGCAGAAATAACAATAGCTCGTGAAAAACCATTGATGCTTGTAGAGATAGAGCAAAGACACCTTAACTTTGCGATGGACATCGTGATTGAGAAGGTCCTCGGATTTGGATACGAGGCTTTTTTCCTTTACGGTGGTCAATGGCGTCCGTACGTGGAATTTTCATATGAAGTTCATCAAGAGCCGTTCTTGAGCGATGTTTACACTAAGTGCTATGTCAATGACTTCCTGTTCAAACCACGAGTGTAGGCTTGGCCGTCACGTGCTTCAAAACGCCTGTCAAAAAGGTAGACATATTGACTCTCCCGACCAGTCTCAGTATATATTAAGCTTCTCTTGTTTTAGTCTTGGCCATTAATGCCTGCCCTCCTCCAAATCCGCCTGGCTTGGCTCTTTTCGCCCATTATAGCGCTTAAGCAGTAACAAGCACATGTATGCCTGTTGCAGAGTGTCTAGTATGCTCTTTACAGTTAGGGGGGAGTTGATACGAAGCAAGGTAATACTATGACAATCAAAGACCTGGGCAGGTGGCAATGCCTATAGGTTATCCTTATACTAATCTAGCTAACAGGAAAGGTTTATGGTATCATGGCTATAGCTAGCTTAGCTGTCTATTATGTAAAAGACAGTTACCCTTGGCATGAGAGGAAGTGCGATGAAAGAGGTCTCCATAATCTTCCCCGCACTGAATGAGGAGGACACGATCGGGAAGGTCATCGATGAAGTTCCTATGGAGGGGCTGGAAAGGAAGGGCTATCGGGCTGAGATCATAGTGGTTGATAATGGGAGCACCGATAAGACCAGGGAGATCGCCGAAGCAAAGGGAGCGCGGGTTATAACGGAACCACGCAGGGGGAAAGGCAGGGCGATGAGGACAGCCTTTGAATCGGTTAGTGGGGACTACGTATTCATGATAGATGCCGACTTCACCTATCCCGCTACCTATATCCCTCTAATGCTTAAGCTCTTGGAGGGAAAATACGATGTGGTGCTGGGGTCACGGATCAAGGGGCAGAGGGAAGAAGGAGCGATGACAAGGTTGAATATGGTAGGAAACCTTCTGCTTGCTTTACTGGCCGATCTCTTATACAGAACAAGGATAAGCGACCCCTGTACCGGTTACTGGGGGTTTAGGGGGGAAGTGGCCAGAGGCTTAAAGCTGGATGCCGTCGGATTCGAGCTTGAGGTTAGCATGCTAGTAGAGATCGCCAAGAAGGGTTATCGCATTGGTGAAGTACCTATTTATTACAGAAGAAGGCCAACCCCTACCAAGCTCCGTGCACTAAGAACTGGCTTTAAAATAGGGCGAACGCTTGTAAGGAAGCGGTTTCACTGAGGGAACGGGCGTCGTTAAGATAATAAGGTCACCATGCTTGTATCCATTATAGTATGCACCCACAGCTTGGATAACTTCCAGAATCTTATTGATGCGGTTGATAGCCTGCTGAATCAGACTCATAAGGAGATCGAGATTATCATAGTTGTTGATGGCAATAAGGAACTATACGAGAGGCTCGTGAAAATCTATGATGCCCAGGGCAACGTAAAGATTATGTTAACTGAGGAGAGCTTGGGAGCATTTGGCGCTGGGAATGTCGGTGTGAAAGCGGCGCAGGGCGATGTCATTGCCTTTCTAGATGATGATGCGGTTGGTGAAAGAAGATGGATAGAGAATCTGGTCGACATCTACGAAAAAAGCGATGCTATCTCGGTCGGAGGGAAAATCCTGCCTATCTGGCTCTCCAAGAAACCGGATTATTTCCCTGAGGAGCTTGGCTGGCTGGTCGGAATAACACATGAAGGGTTTGCCGATGAAAAAGTCGCAGAAGTCCGCAACACCTTTGGGCCAAACATGAGTTTTAGAAGGGGGGTCTTCGAAGAAATAGGCCTGCTCAACGAAAAACTCGGGTTTGCCAAGGGAGGAACCACTTATATGCAAGGGGCAGAACCGGAGTTTGCCTTAAGGATGAAAAACGAGCTGGGCAAGGGTGTAATCTACAACCCTGATGCCGTAGTTTATCACAAAATCCCCCCATCGAAGACAAGACCGCGAACACTCCTGAGAAGGGCCTTTTATCAGGGATACTCCAAGGCACTAATGAGAAGGCGTAGTCCGTCGCATGAGACCTTAGCGACCGAGGAATCCTACCTCAAGGATTTGCTCTTTAAATACATCCCCCGCAGGGTAAAAGGAATCTTTTCATCAAATGCTTCAAAGGAGATGAAACAGCTTTCCTTCTTGGCTATAACCATCATCAGCGTTGGCCTAGGGTTTCTATATGGATATGTGAAGAGGTGAGGGGGTTATGGCGAAGAAAATCCTCCAGGTATGCCCCGGATACTTCTCAGCCATTGGTGGGCTGGAAGAACACGTGAGAAAAATAAACGCCCCTGGGGAAAAGAGCCATGAATAAGGCAGTGGATGTCATAGTCGGTAGCCCAATTTGCCGTCGGGGGGCATTTATCATAGATAAATTTCTAGCAAATCAAAAAGAGATTCAGCAAAACTATCCTCAATCCGAGCTGGTTCTTGCTACCGAGGAAAGTGATTTCGTCGAGGAACTGGAAAAGCGTCTCAGTTTCTACGAGCTTAGGGGAAGGGTCATACTATTTGAAGTTATAAAGCCGGATTATGCACGAAGTAGACTATGGAACATAGCATGTGGCAGAGAAGCAATACGCCAATATGTTTTATTCCAAACTACGGCCAGATACCTTTTATCCCTGGATTCAGATATTACCTTTGACCCCTCCATCATACAGATAATGAAGAAGGAGATTCAAGGTAGCGATGTTGCTATTAGTGGAGTTGCCCATAGCCTACGGGCACTACGGGGAGGCCGTGTTACAACCCTTAGTCCGGTGAGTTGCTCACTGCTCATCAGGGGTACGCTCGAAAAGATTAAACTTAGATGCTATGAATTCAAGAATGGCGAAGTGCTAGATGATGGACATGCACTTGAAATGGATTTGGCCCGACTTAGGCTGAAAATCAAAAGGGGCTATTTCCTCTCAATCTGCCACTATAAAAATGAAAATGAGGCTGTATGTATTGATCCTCACCCATTGGGATTCCAAAGAATAACCAGCTCCTCATTTGCCAGGTATGCACTCATTAAAGCCAGCATCATGGTCAGGCAT is a genomic window of Dehalococcoidia bacterium containing:
- a CDS encoding 2-oxoacid:acceptor oxidoreductase family protein; protein product: MSGLGGQGLLTMGKVLAQAGSSHYRYVTYHPNYGPSMRGGECECTVTLSNKENTSIASRNPSAAILMGAGAWMLHEAQVKPGGLLLVDSSIVAERTTRDDVTVHYIPATQMALELGAAMVSNLILLGAYLEVTKALPLEAIEKALKDRYTGTKGERFLSIDLEAIKLGAEFITDS
- a CDS encoding glycosyltransferase, whose product is MLVSIIVCTHSLDNFQNLIDAVDSLLNQTHKEIEIIIVVDGNKELYERLVKIYDAQGNVKIMLTEESLGAFGAGNVGVKAAQGDVIAFLDDDAVGERRWIENLVDIYEKSDAISVGGKILPIWLSKKPDYFPEELGWLVGITHEGFADEKVAEVRNTFGPNMSFRRGVFEEIGLLNEKLGFAKGGTTYMQGAEPEFALRMKNELGKGVIYNPDAVVYHKIPPSKTRPRTLLRRAFYQGYSKALMRRRSPSHETLATEESYLKDLLFKYIPRRVKGIFSSNASKEMKQLSFLAITIISVGLGFLYGYVKR
- a CDS encoding ferredoxin family protein, whose product is MAKGEIVIDETLCQACGFCVEFCNKKCITIPENRLGPKGFPVAVFSAPEKCSACGICGWMCPDFAIQVYKYVESEANIHQGS
- a CDS encoding glycosyltransferase family 2 protein; the protein is MKEVSIIFPALNEEDTIGKVIDEVPMEGLERKGYRAEIIVVDNGSTDKTREIAEAKGARVITEPRRGKGRAMRTAFESVSGDYVFMIDADFTYPATYIPLMLKLLEGKYDVVLGSRIKGQREEGAMTRLNMVGNLLLALLADLLYRTRISDPCTGYWGFRGEVARGLKLDAVGFELEVSMLVEIAKKGYRIGEVPIYYRRRPTPTKLRALRTGFKIGRTLVRKRFH
- a CDS encoding C-terminal binding protein, coding for MGPKIVCTMPILSTPYHDEVAESLGGEIIRVQCATEEEVINACHDADAAMGAIEPFSKRVIDELDKCQIIAQFSVGHDHVDVGAATERGIIVANVPDYCIDEVSEQALTFILALNRKIFRLDKAVRNGKWTGDAMGIVFPLSNIRGQTLGLVGFGRIARALASKAHALGMKIITYDPYIQADMVQEQGAELVDLNQLLANSDFISVHVPYTEETHHLFGLEQFKEMKSNAYFINTGRGGLVDEAALHTALTEGFIQGAAIDVMEEEPPDSNNPLFGLDNIIITPHTGAMSNTSMSELMQRPIEEVARVFRGQWPNGFVNPEVKERFIARWGKTME
- a CDS encoding 2-hydroxyacyl-CoA dehydratase family protein — protein: MTISSRGLERAWELCQDRMGYARVMAAKGKKVIGYFCCYTPVELMTASDLVPYRIGGRIDEPVKEADAYLETCVCSYVRSAFDLAIRGEYDFLHGLVVPHTCDAMWRILDIWKLHRPLDYTYFIEVPHMVGPSSCHFLEQELKLFKKSLEQLVGRKVTDDALKEAIDTHNRARALLREIYQYRKADPPLISGTEIARVLAAGRGLPAGEFNELLLQVIHEIQTRESKPRKKKPRVLIYGGEVDDPAIIELIEECGAAVVMDDLCTGSRSFWELVKPQENAMESLAAHYVDDMRCPRTFRPGKAEERFLYLVDFAREFNVRGIILYLYRFCDGHALEAPGLKAYLNREGFPVLHLEEEYTLLTKGQLRTRFQAFVETLG
- a CDS encoding FkbM family methyltransferase codes for the protein MLQDLIGTGQTAIDVGANFGIWSYKLSKLFQRVEVFEPLVDCTAEIKAFRAKNITVHDVALSSAEGFNELHISVAKGRLQHGLATFSNVVGEHRTILVPVRTLDSYNFSNVAFIKIDVEGHELEVIKGAEITIAREKPLMLVEIEQRHLNFAMDIVIEKVLGFGYEAFFLYGGQWRPYVEFSYEVHQEPFLSDVYTKCYVNDFLFKPRV
- a CDS encoding thiamine pyrophosphate-dependent enzyme — encoded protein: MGKGAVIKQQVVGKPKAVQLDFMPFKFCPGCHESLVWRALGEVIDELDIQGKAIACLDIGCSGVLMVGLAVDGLHCLHGRSTAVAAGVKRVLPQAICFNIGGDGSLGAIGAGHMVNVMMRSDPITTIFLNNSGYGMTGGQVAPTSLIGLRTTTTPEGRDVQSTGFPLHLSEIAATMLGTAYVSRVSVHTPANYQKARKAIKTAFQKQMDGVGYSLVEILCACPPNWGLSPLAANSFVEEKLIGEFPLGEFKNVDKIEYTVDPEINRVGRVKRG
- a CDS encoding 2-hydroxyacyl-CoA dehydratase family protein — encoded protein: MVDNTDKKKEKRTQSARNVRPLVESMYLRAYQARERGQKVAYCMVMSQYDEILAAMDIVPVWTENYGGLCAALGTAQPFLEKAEEEGYSNLICGYARTGIGFDALRAEMGEAPQTPDGGMPMPDMFLGSSIGCDTRFKWYQALDHYMDVPIYCIDVIVPPVDRDLHEIKDFYVKYQAEQLRGLVKFLEKTTGCRLDHDRLMSIIHRAEEARHWWWKAQQLCRAIPAPMSARDHFNIFVPHHFMIGEEATLDFYKELYQELKDRVDSGIGVVDNERYRLLFAGGLPPWHSMGIFSYFGSLGAVFPAQLAYPPPDPFIIPDNINDPIELMALRSFERFTYRWEQAHRGCGDFWVQHILDLIPEFNIDGLVMHGVMSCRATSMGQIYYQHAVQKYAKLRTLFIGSDIVDIRTYSETQTKIQIDIFLETVETYKSNK
- the vorB gene encoding 3-methyl-2-oxobutanoate dehydrogenase subunit VorB, producing MADRRLLSGNEAIGWGAILGECKAFFGYPITPQSEILEFLATELPKVGGVFLQTEDEIAAVSMVYGSSMTGTRTMSATSSPGISLMQETVSLMAYLKVPSVIVDVCRFGPGSGMAQTSQTDYRQVTKGGGHGGYRCIVLAPSSSQECCDLVQLALWLADRYQMTVYVLTDATIGQSCELVDLKTRDFGALPDKDWVIRGLDARGGVRQRIHQHMWDYVGYHQDMNEKYQEIAENEIKYEAYCADDAEVILVAYGYVSRMAKGAVDLAREEGLKVGLLRPITLWPFPTNMLRELGSRARRVLVVEHSSGLLVEDVECALQGKVPVHLLGIWGTHRRDSSGIIYPERIVEEIKQMESVAKL